A part of Thiomicrorhabdus sediminis genomic DNA contains:
- the aroC gene encoding chorismate synthase: protein MSGNTLGQNFRVTTFGESHGIALGCIVDGCPPGLELCEEDIQLELDRRKPGTSKHATARREDDKVQILSGVFEGKTTGTPIGMIIHNTDQRSKDYSKVAETFRPAHADYTYTQKYGFRDYRGGGRSSARETAMRVAAGAIAKKYLKERLGVEIKGYLSQLGPITVENVSWPFDNDNEYFCPDEAKREEIRQYMDNLLKQKDSVGAKISIIAKNVPVGLGEPIFDRLDADLAHALMSINAVKGVEIGDGFAVAAQRGTDHRDEMSPQGFMSNHAGGILGGISTGQDIVAHIALKPTSSIMTPGKSINTSGEAIEMVTKGRHDPCVGIRATPIAEAQMAIVLLDHFMRNRAQNGDVEAPIMDLASAGL, encoded by the coding sequence ATGTCTGGGAATACTTTAGGACAAAACTTTAGAGTGACCACTTTTGGCGAAAGCCACGGAATTGCCTTGGGATGTATTGTGGATGGTTGTCCTCCAGGCTTGGAGTTATGCGAAGAAGATATTCAGCTTGAATTGGATCGACGTAAGCCGGGCACCTCAAAGCATGCGACCGCACGTCGTGAAGACGATAAGGTGCAAATCCTGTCGGGTGTGTTTGAAGGTAAGACCACCGGTACGCCTATCGGTATGATTATTCATAACACCGACCAGCGATCCAAAGATTATTCAAAGGTTGCCGAGACTTTCCGTCCGGCGCACGCCGATTACACCTATACACAAAAGTATGGTTTTAGAGATTATCGCGGTGGCGGGCGTTCATCGGCACGTGAAACCGCAATGCGAGTGGCTGCCGGCGCAATTGCCAAAAAATACCTGAAAGAGCGTTTGGGTGTCGAGATCAAAGGGTATCTGTCTCAATTGGGGCCGATTACGGTTGAAAATGTCAGTTGGCCGTTTGATAACGATAATGAATACTTCTGTCCGGATGAAGCCAAACGTGAAGAGATTCGCCAGTATATGGATAACTTGCTCAAACAAAAAGATTCTGTCGGGGCGAAGATATCCATTATTGCGAAAAACGTTCCGGTAGGTTTGGGTGAGCCGATTTTTGATCGTTTGGATGCCGATTTGGCGCACGCTTTAATGAGCATTAACGCGGTAAAAGGTGTGGAGATCGGTGATGGCTTTGCCGTCGCGGCGCAACGCGGCACGGATCATCGTGATGAAATGAGCCCGCAAGGGTTTATGTCCAACCATGCCGGCGGCATTTTAGGGGGTATTTCAACCGGGCAGGATATTGTTGCCCATATCGCCTTGAAGCCGACCTCAAGCATTATGACTCCGGGTAAAAGTATCAATACCTCCGGTGAAGCCATTGAGATGGTGACCAAGGGGCGTCACGATCCTTGTGTCGGCATTCGCGCCACCCCGATTGCCGAAGCGCAGATGGCGATTGTGTTGTTGGATCATTTTATGCGCAACCGCGCACAAAACGGCGATGTTGAGGCGCCGATTATGGATCTTGCCAGCGCGGGACTATAA
- a CDS encoding MFS transporter has protein sequence MKDCTYQNAYKRLSIHYFFYFAVLGILLPYFALYLRSLDFTPVQIGHVLATMLITKVIAPNIWGWLADRSGRVIFWVRLATFMSFSIASLLLVVESYWAVLLTVLGFSFFWHASLPQFESYTLGCLAENKHRYGLLRLWGSVGFIVSALLVGWQIERVDIDVVPFDIVLLLLLVWLSGFLFRERKAHHEEQLDQRFFKVLKRPEVLGILAVSFLVQFSHGVYYTFYTIQLSELGYDKELIAWLWALGVLAEIGIFFWMAPLFKKFAVKSLILLGIGLTIIRWLAIGFVADELLVLVMAQLLHAFSFGLLHAAAIYLVDEFFTGRTHGRGQALYAASSHGLGGAVGMFIAGYAWSFGGAELAYSISAIAVFFSALIAWRWLR, from the coding sequence GTGAAAGATTGTACTTATCAAAACGCCTATAAACGGTTGTCGATTCACTATTTTTTCTATTTCGCCGTCTTGGGCATTCTCTTGCCTTACTTTGCCTTATATTTGAGATCGCTTGATTTTACTCCGGTACAGATCGGCCATGTTCTGGCGACCATGTTGATCACCAAGGTGATTGCGCCGAATATTTGGGGCTGGTTGGCGGACCGCAGCGGTCGTGTTATTTTCTGGGTGCGCTTGGCTACTTTTATGAGTTTTAGCATTGCGAGCCTGTTATTGGTTGTGGAAAGTTATTGGGCGGTGTTATTGACCGTGCTTGGCTTTAGTTTTTTTTGGCATGCCTCCTTGCCGCAATTTGAATCCTATACGCTGGGGTGTTTGGCGGAAAATAAACATCGTTACGGGCTGTTGCGTCTTTGGGGGTCGGTCGGTTTTATTGTTTCGGCGCTCTTGGTCGGTTGGCAAATCGAACGCGTGGATATCGATGTCGTGCCGTTCGATATCGTGCTGTTGCTGTTGCTGGTTTGGTTAAGCGGCTTTTTATTCAGAGAGCGCAAGGCGCATCATGAAGAGCAGCTCGATCAACGCTTTTTCAAGGTGTTGAAACGCCCCGAAGTCCTCGGGATTTTGGCGGTCAGCTTTTTGGTACAGTTTTCTCATGGTGTCTATTACACCTTTTATACCATCCAGTTGTCCGAGCTGGGCTATGACAAGGAATTGATTGCCTGGCTTTGGGCTTTAGGGGTTCTGGCGGAAATCGGTATTTTTTTCTGGATGGCGCCGTTGTTTAAAAAGTTTGCCGTGAAATCTTTGATTCTATTAGGTATTGGCTTGACGATCATTCGTTGGCTGGCAATCGGCTTTGTTGCCGATGAGCTGCTGGTATTGGTCATGGCACAATTGCTGCACGCCTTCAGTTTCGGTTTGTTGCATGCGGCGGCGATTTATCTGGTAGATGAATTTTTTACCGGCCGGACCCATGGCCGCGGTCAAGCGCTTTATGCTGCCAGCAGTCATGGTTTAGGCGGTGCAGTCGGTATGTTTATCGCAGGTTACGCCTGGAGTTTTGGCGGTGCCGAACTTGCCTACAGTATCAGTGCGATAGCGGTTTTTTTCTCGGCCTTGATCGCCTGGCGCTGGCTGCGATAA